From Serratia fonticola:
ACGATCAAGCGGTTTTACAAAAAAATCAGTTTTAAGGCACCTTCGATCTTAAACCGTCAGCGTGTGCGCCCCAGCTAAGCCATTTCTTACTGCGGCAGCCCAGCAGCCCGGCGATCGAACGTCCAGTAACAGGCACGCATACCCTATGAATTTCACGTTGTAGCTTGAAAGGTAATGGGTATAACACGCTGCCATACCATTCACGATACTAGTTCGAGACACACCCCGAGTTTAAGAACCCCCACTATGAATCTTACCGAATTAAAGAATACGCCGGTTTCTGAGCTGATTACTCTCGGCGAAAATATGGGGCTGGAAAACCTGGCCCGCCTGCGCAAACAGGACATTATCTTCTCTATACTCAAGCAACATGCGAAAAGCGGAGAAGATATCTTCGGTGATGGCGTGCTGGAGATATTGCAGGATGGATTTGGTTTCCTCCGTTCCGGAGACAGTTCCTACCTCGCAGGCCCCGACGATATCTACGTTTCTCCCAGCCAAATCCGCCGCTTCAACCTCCGCACAGGTGACACCATTTCCGGTAAGATTCGTCCGCCAAAAGAAGGCGAGCGCTATTTTGCCCTGTTGAAAGTTAACGAAGTCAACTACGACAAACCGGAAAACGCCCGTAACAAGATCCTGTTCGAAAACCTGACGCCGCTGCACGCCAACTCACGTTTGCGTATGGAGCGCGGCAACGGCTCTACCGAAGATCTGACGGCTCGCGTACTGGATCTGGCAGCGCCAATCGGTCGTGGCCAGCGTGGCCTGATTGTGGCACCGCCGAAAGCCGGTAAAACCATGCTGCTGCAAAACATTGCGCAGAGCATCGCATACAACCATCCAGACTGCGTGCTGATGGTGTTGCTGATCGACGAACGTCCGGAAGAAGTGACCGAGATGCAACGTCTGGTAAAAGGCGAAGTGATCGCCTCTACCTTTGACGAACCCGCATCCCGCCACGTACAGGTTGCCGAAATGGTGATCGAGAAGGCCAAGCGCCTGGTCGAACACAAAAAAGACGTGATCATCCTGCTGGACTCCATCACCCGTCTGGCGCGTGCCTACAACACCGTAGTACCTGCCTCAGGCAAAGTGCTGACCGGTGGTGTGGATGCCAACGCCCTGCATCGTCCGAAGCGTTTCTTCGGTGCGGCTCGTAAC
This genomic window contains:
- the rho gene encoding transcription termination factor Rho — translated: MNLTELKNTPVSELITLGENMGLENLARLRKQDIIFSILKQHAKSGEDIFGDGVLEILQDGFGFLRSGDSSYLAGPDDIYVSPSQIRRFNLRTGDTISGKIRPPKEGERYFALLKVNEVNYDKPENARNKILFENLTPLHANSRLRMERGNGSTEDLTARVLDLAAPIGRGQRGLIVAPPKAGKTMLLQNIAQSIAYNHPDCVLMVLLIDERPEEVTEMQRLVKGEVIASTFDEPASRHVQVAEMVIEKAKRLVEHKKDVIILLDSITRLARAYNTVVPASGKVLTGGVDANALHRPKRFFGAARNVEEGGSLTIIATALVDTGSKMDEVIYEEFKGTGNMELHLARKIAEKRVFPAIDYNRSGTRKEELLTTSEELQKMWILRKIIHPMGEIDAMEFLINKLAMTKTNDEFFDMMKRS